A stretch of DNA from Rhodospirillaceae bacterium:
ACGATGGCGCCTATGTTTCGCAATCCTGGGCCCAGACCGCCATACAGGTCAGCGAACTGGCCCGTGGCCTGAAATCCTTGGGGGTCGTGGCAGGCGACCGGGTTTTGCTGATTTCAGAAAACCGACCGGAATGGCTCATCGCAGACATCGCCATCATGGCGGCGGGGGCTATTACAGTTCCCGGATACGTCACCAATACGGAAGCCGACCACCGCTACCTGATTGAGAACAGCGGTGCCAAGGCAGCCATCGTTTCCAGCGTAAAACTATTTGAAAGGGTATTGGCTGCGGCCCTTAAGGCGGATTCAATGGAAGACATTATCACCATTGAAAAACCTGAATTGGAACAGCATGTCGGTGTAAATCTGCACACCTGGAGCGATGTCCTTAAAACCGGATCGGGCGCCCACGAAAGCATCGTCAGCCAGTCAGAGTCCATGAAACGGGATCAGACTGCCTGTATCATTTACACGTCAGGCACCGGCGGGGCCCCAAAAGGCGTCATGCTGCACCACGGCGCGATCCTGCACAATTGCACTGGGGCCCGGGACGCGCTTACCGAACTTGGGCTCGGTGAGGAAGTTTTCCTGTCGTTCCTGCCGCTATCACATTCTTATGAACACACGGCCGGGCAATTCTTCCCGATATCCATTGGTGCGCAGATTTATTATTGCGAAGCCGACACCCTGGCGGCCAACATGGTCGACGCCCGTCCGACCATCATGACCGCCGTTCCTAGACTATATGAGACCCTTCACGCGCGCATTACCCACGGCGTTAGGCAACAAGGCGGGGCCAAGGAAAAACTGTTTAACAAAACCGTTCAACTGGGCCGTAAAAAAATTCTTAACGGTGGCCTTGGCCCGATCGATGGTTCGCTTGATGCAATACTGTCAAAACTGGTTCGCAAAAAAGTCCAGGCCCGCTTTGGTGGTCGCCTGAAAGCACTGGTATCGGGCGGCGCACCTTTAAACCCTGACATCGGTCTGTTTTTTCAATCTCTCGGCCTGTGCATTCTGCAGGGCTACGGGCAAACAGAATCGGGCCCGGTCGTCAGCGTCAACCGGCCTTCCAACATCAAGATGGATACGGTTGGTCCGGCGATGACCGACGTCACCGTAAAAATTGCCGATGACGGAGAAATCCTGGTCCAGGGTGAACTGGTCATGCAGGGATACTGGATGAATGACAAAGCAACCGGTGAATGCATTCAGGATGGTTGGCTGCATACGGGTGATATTGGCCATATGGACGAACACGCGCGGTTGCTGATAACCGACCGCAAGAAGGACATCATCGTCAATTCCGGCGGCGATAACATCGCCCCACAGCGTATCGAAGGGATTCTGACACTGGAGCCGGAAATTGCCCAGGCCATGGTTTATGGTGACAAACGGCCGCATCTGGTGGCGTTGCTGGTTCCTGACCCCGATTGGCTGGAACAACATCCCCAGGCCAGCGATGAAGAACTGCATAAGGCCTTGGGACCCGTCATCGAGAAGATCAACGCCGGTCTTTCCAATATTGAGCGGGTGCGCCGCTTCATCATCGCCGAAGGCCCGTTTACCATCGACAACGCCCTGATGACCCCGTCCATGAAAATCCGCCGACACAAGATCAATGAAATCTATGGTGAGCGCTTGACCGCGCTATACGGATAATGGAACTGACTCTGCTCGGCACCGGCTGTCCCAGTGTTGACCTGGACCGTCATGGCCCGGCCAATCTTGTCGATGGCGGCCCCGGTTGCCGGCTGCTGGTCGATTGCGGTTCCGGCGTCAGCCACCGTTTGTTGGCCGCCGGCTGTCCGGGCAGCGAGATTGACGCGTTGCTTTTGACCCACCTGCATTCGGATCACATTGTCGACCTGTTTCAGCTCATCATTTCAAGCTGGCATCAGGGCCGTGATCGACCACAGCGGATATTCGGGCCGCCCGGCACCAGGCAGTACGTAGATGGTCTCATGGCCTTGTGGGCGCCTGAACTGGAACAACGAATAAGCCACGAGAAACGCCCCTCCATTGCCGCCCTTGACGTTGAAGTCAATGAGATCGCGGACGGGGAAACACTCAATTTTGGCGACATGAGCGTACAGGTCGTCGCCGTCAATCATTTGCCCGTGCGACATGCCTTTGGATTTATTTTCACAAATCCCGCAGCGCGCCTCGCCATCAGTGGCGACACCACTTATTGCCCGGCCCTGATCGAAGCGGCCCAAGGGGTCGATATGTTATTGCATGAAGTTCTCATCCACCGCGAACTGCCTGTCGTCGAAGGCAAACGCAGCGCCGAAACGCTCAGCGCCATGAAGGCCTATCACACGGTGTCGGATCAGGTTGGCAAAGTGGCTACCCAGTGCAAGGCGGGAAAACTTGTCCTCACCCATTTCGTGCCGCCCAAGTTTGACGAAGGCAGCCTGCTTGACGAAGTCCGCCAGGACTTCGACGGCCCCGTCATTATCGGTCACGATCTTATGAAGTTGTCCGTTTCCTGATATTGGCAATGCCAATGCCGCTCAGAATCAAGCCCAGGGCGAAAATTTCCTGAACCGAGACATGTTCGCTCAGGAACAACGAGCCCCACAGCACGCCAAGGCCCGGAATAAGGTAGTTGTTAAGGGCAATAAACGTCGCCCCCCGTTCTTTAATCAGGTGGAAGTATATTAGCGTCGCCAC
This window harbors:
- a CDS encoding long-chain fatty acid--CoA ligase, whose product is MNRIAETWPNLVTMFFDQAEQGGNAPFLWAKHDGAYVSQSWAQTAIQVSELARGLKSLGVVAGDRVLLISENRPEWLIADIAIMAAGAITVPGYVTNTEADHRYLIENSGAKAAIVSSVKLFERVLAAALKADSMEDIITIEKPELEQHVGVNLHTWSDVLKTGSGAHESIVSQSESMKRDQTACIIYTSGTGGAPKGVMLHHGAILHNCTGARDALTELGLGEEVFLSFLPLSHSYEHTAGQFFPISIGAQIYYCEADTLAANMVDARPTIMTAVPRLYETLHARITHGVRQQGGAKEKLFNKTVQLGRKKILNGGLGPIDGSLDAILSKLVRKKVQARFGGRLKALVSGGAPLNPDIGLFFQSLGLCILQGYGQTESGPVVSVNRPSNIKMDTVGPAMTDVTVKIADDGEILVQGELVMQGYWMNDKATGECIQDGWLHTGDIGHMDEHARLLITDRKKDIIVNSGGDNIAPQRIEGILTLEPEIAQAMVYGDKRPHLVALLVPDPDWLEQHPQASDEELHKALGPVIEKINAGLSNIERVRRFIIAEGPFTIDNALMTPSMKIRRHKINEIYGERLTALYG
- a CDS encoding MBL fold metallo-hydrolase produces the protein MELTLLGTGCPSVDLDRHGPANLVDGGPGCRLLVDCGSGVSHRLLAAGCPGSEIDALLLTHLHSDHIVDLFQLIISSWHQGRDRPQRIFGPPGTRQYVDGLMALWAPELEQRISHEKRPSIAALDVEVNEIADGETLNFGDMSVQVVAVNHLPVRHAFGFIFTNPAARLAISGDTTYCPALIEAAQGVDMLLHEVLIHRELPVVEGKRSAETLSAMKAYHTVSDQVGKVATQCKAGKLVLTHFVPPKFDEGSLLDEVRQDFDGPVIIGHDLMKLSVS